Genomic segment of Desulfobacteraceae bacterium:
CCCTTGCGCTCTTCGATTTCACCGATGATGGTGGCTTTTTCGCCCATCCCGTTCAGGCGCTCGACCAGATCCTGGGCGGCGCGCTCCGGCACCACGGCGATCAGCCCGATGCCGTTGTTGAAGGTCCGCATCATCTCCATGTCCGAGACTTTGCCCGCGGCCTGCATGAACTGGAAAATCGGCGGGATCTCCCACGAGTTTTTGTAGACCACCACGCTGCAGGCCTTGGGAATGATGCGCACAACGTTGTCGGGAATGCCCCCCCCGGTGATGTGGGCCAGCCCCAGCACCGGCAGATCGCGGATGATGTTCTGGATGGTTTCGGAGTAGATCTTGGTGGGGGTCAGCAGCTCCTCGCCGATGGTGCGGCCCAGATCCGTTACGTGGGAGTCGACTTTCAGCTTCAGCGTCTCGAAGCAGATTTTGCGCGCCAGGGAGTAGCCGTTGCTGTGAACCCCGCTGGAGGCGACCCCGACCAGTTTGTTGCCCACGTGAATCTCTGAGCCGTCGACGATCCGGGTGTTGTCCACCACGCCCACCGAAAAGCCCACCAGATCGTATTCGCCCCCGCCGTAAAAGCCGGGCATCTCGGCGGTTTCACCGCCGATCAGGGCGCAGACGGCGAGCTTGCAGCCCTGGGCCACCCCCGTGATGACCTCGGTGGCGATGCGCGTGTCCAGCTTTCCCATGGCGAGATAGTCCAGGAAAAAGAGCGGCTTGGCCCCCTGGACGGCGATGTCGTTGACCACCATGGCCACCAGGTCGATCCCGACGGTGTCGTGCTTGTCCATCATGAAGGCGATCTTGAGCTTGGTGCCCACCCCGTCGGTGGAGCTCACCAGAACCGGCGTTTCCAGGTTGGCCAGGTTGAGCGAAAACAGGCCGCCGAAACCGCCGATCTCCCCCATCACCCCGTTACGCGGGGTTTGTCTGGCAATATCCTTGATGGTCGCCACAAAATCGTTGGCCTTGTCGATATCGACGCCGGCATCAGCATACGTCAAAGGCTTGTCCATCTGGATCTCCCGCTGAAAGCTGAACGTGTTCGGCCCTGTGGGCTGAATGGCATTTCCGCCACGCGGACGCCCCCGGGCGCTGCGGCGGCAAGGGGATGGAGGGCGGGACGGCGGCAAACCCACCGCCACATGGTCGGCAAGATGGTATAAATCGTCATAGACCATTGAAAATAAATCTATTCCTTTTAAAAGTCAAAACAATTTTTTTGACATTGGCGGCCCCTTGGGGTAATTAAAGTTCCTTTAAACCGGCGCACCGAAGGGCAGCCGCCATCGGGCGCCCCACCGAACCGACACCGGCACGCCGCCGCCCTGGCCGCGGCGCCAAAGTTATAAAACCTATAGAGGTCCGAAAAATGACCAAGTTCTCGCGGCTTGACCGCCTGCCCCCTTACGTTTTCGCCACGGTCAACCAGATCAAGATGGATGCCCGCCACCGCGGGGAGGATATCATCGACCTGGGGATGGGCAACCCCGATATCGGCACCCCCGAGCACATCGTGGCCAAGCTGGTCGAGGCCGCCCAAAAACCCCACAACCACCGCTATTCGGCCTCCATGGGCATCAACCGGCTGCGGGTGGCCATCGCCAAGTGGTACAAGGACCGCTTCGATGTGGAGATCGACCCCCAGCACGAGGCCATCGTGACCATCGGCGTCAAGGAGGGGCTCTCCCACCTGGTGCTGGTCACCATCCGCCCCGGCGACGTGGTCTTCACCCCCAACCCGACCTACCCCATCCACCCCTACTCGGCGATCATCGCCGGCGGAGATGTGCGCGGGGTGCCGGTGGGGCCGGGGGAGGACTTCTTCGAAAACCTGCTCAACGCCACCAAACAGACCTGGCCGCGCCCCAAGCTGCTGACCCTCTCCTACCCCCACAACCCCACCACCGAGGTGGTGGATCTGGCGTTCTTCGAGAAAATCGTGGCCTTCGCCAAAGAGCACGACATCATGGTGATTCACGATTTCGCCTATGCCGATCTGACATTTGACGGTTACAAGGCCCCGAGCTTTCTGCAGGCCAAGGGCGCCCGGGATGTCGGGGTGGAGTTTTTCTCGCTTTCCAAGAGCTACAGCATGCCCGGTTGGCGGGTGGGCTTCTGCGTCGGCAACCCCGAGATCATCGCCGCCCTGCGGCGCATCAAGAGCTACCTCGACTACGGCATTTTCCAGCCGATCCAGATCGCCTCGATCATCGCCCTGGAGGGAGACCAGAGCTGCGTCGCCGAGATCCGCGACACCTACCGCGAGCGCCGCGACGCCCTGATCAACGCCCTCAACCGGGTCGGCTGGGAGATCCCCAGCCCCAAGGGCACGATGTTCGTGTGGGCCAAAATTCCCCAGCAGCACCTGCACATGGGGTCGGTGGAATTCGCCAAGTTTCTGATCCGCGAGGCCAAGGTGGCCGTCTCACCGGGGCTCGGGTTCGGCGAATACGGCGACGAGTACGTGCGCTTTGCGCTGATCGAAAACAAGATGCGGATCAACCAGGCGGCCCGCGGTATTCGCAAAATCATGTAGCGGCCGCGCTTGAGGAGACAGCGGAAATGAGGGTCATCAACGTCGGACTGCTGGGTTGCGGCACGGTGGGCACGGGGGTCGCCAAACTTCTGATCGAAAACCAGGCCCTGCTGCGCGCCCGGGTGGGGGCGAAACTGCGGCTGAAAACCATCGCCGACATCGACACCGACCGCGACCGGGGCCTGGACCTGGCGCCGGGGGTGATGGTGCCGGACGCCCGGCCGGTGGTGGACGACCCGGAAATCGACATCATCGTCGAGATGATCGGCGGCGAGGGCATCGCGCGCGAGCTGATCCTAAAAGCCATCGCCAACGGCAAGCAGGTGGTCACCGCCAACAAGGCGCTGCTGGCGCTGCACGGCAACGCGCTGTTTGCCGCGGCCGCGGCCGGCGGGGTCGACCTGGCCTTCGAGGCCAGCGTCGGCGGCTGCATGCCGATCATCAAAACCCTGCGCGAATCGCTCGTCGCCGACCGCATCCACACCATGACGGGCATTTTAAACGGCACCTGCAACTACATCCTGACCAAGATCACCGACGACGGCTCCCCCTTCCGGGAGGCCCTGGCCGAGGCCCAGAAAAACGGCTTTGCCGAGGCCGACCC
This window contains:
- the purM gene encoding phosphoribosylformylglycinamidine cyclo-ligase — encoded protein: MDKPLTYADAGVDIDKANDFVATIKDIARQTPRNGVMGEIGGFGGLFSLNLANLETPVLVSSTDGVGTKLKIAFMMDKHDTVGIDLVAMVVNDIAVQGAKPLFFLDYLAMGKLDTRIATEVITGVAQGCKLAVCALIGGETAEMPGFYGGGEYDLVGFSVGVVDNTRIVDGSEIHVGNKLVGVASSGVHSNGYSLARKICFETLKLKVDSHVTDLGRTIGEELLTPTKIYSETIQNIIRDLPVLGLAHITGGGIPDNVVRIIPKACSVVVYKNSWEIPPIFQFMQAAGKVSDMEMMRTFNNGIGLIAVVPERAAQDLVERLNGMGEKATIIGEIEERKGGEARVRWEVR
- a CDS encoding aminotransferase class I/II-fold pyridoxal phosphate-dependent enzyme, which translates into the protein MTKFSRLDRLPPYVFATVNQIKMDARHRGEDIIDLGMGNPDIGTPEHIVAKLVEAAQKPHNHRYSASMGINRLRVAIAKWYKDRFDVEIDPQHEAIVTIGVKEGLSHLVLVTIRPGDVVFTPNPTYPIHPYSAIIAGGDVRGVPVGPGEDFFENLLNATKQTWPRPKLLTLSYPHNPTTEVVDLAFFEKIVAFAKEHDIMVIHDFAYADLTFDGYKAPSFLQAKGARDVGVEFFSLSKSYSMPGWRVGFCVGNPEIIAALRRIKSYLDYGIFQPIQIASIIALEGDQSCVAEIRDTYRERRDALINALNRVGWEIPSPKGTMFVWAKIPQQHLHMGSVEFAKFLIREAKVAVSPGLGFGEYGDEYVRFALIENKMRINQAARGIRKIM